One Alligator mississippiensis isolate rAllMis1 chromosome 1, rAllMis1, whole genome shotgun sequence genomic window carries:
- the LOC132249502 gene encoding E3 ubiquitin-protein ligase TRIM39-like, translating into MQIHVRAAYQKRVQERCSWSVAQGYQAASVCSDVLFGYFAGLSPSLSLPSPPNKAIRYSKLYGDVTLDPDTAHPNLVLSEDRKSVQHRDTRQDLPDTPERFDRCPCVLGSEGFTGGRRYWEVEVGDKTEWYVGVCRESVRRKGDVTLSPGRGYWVVWLEDGGHKPCTSPWTPLPVRVRPRRVGVFLDYEGGEVSFYNVTDRSHLFTFTDTFSGTLRPFFSPGLNAGGTNAAPLTLCSVLAQP; encoded by the exons ATCCATGTGCGAGCAGCTTACCAGAAACGTGTCCAGGAACGGTGTTCTTGGAGTGTGGCACAAGGCTACCAGGCTGCTTCTGTTTGCTCAGACGTGCTCTTTGGATACTTCGCTGGCTTGTCCCCCTCCCtgagcctcccctccccgcccaatAAAGCTATCCGCTATAGCAAGCTTTATG GGGACGTGACTCTGGACCCAGACACGGCTCATCCCAACCTCGTCCTGTCTGAGGATCGGAAATCTGTACAACACAGAGACACCCGACAGGATCTGCCCGACACCCCGGAGAGATTTGATCGTTGTCCCTGTGTCCTGGGCTCGGAGGGGTTCACGGGCGGGAGGcgctactgggaggtggaggtgggagacaagacAGAGTGGTACGTGGGcgtgtgcagggagtctgtgcgCAGGAAGGGGGATGTCACACTGTCACCTGGCCGTGGATACTGGGTCGTGTGGCTGGAAGATGGAGGACACAagccctgcacctccccctggaCCCCCCTCCCCGTGCGCGTGCGGCCCAGGCGGGTGGGGGTTTTCCTGGACTACGAGGGGGGCGAGGTCTCATTTTACAACGTGACCGacaggtcccatctcttcactttcactgacaccTTCTCCGGGACCCTGCGTCCTTTCTTCAGTCCTGGTCTCAATGCTGGGGGCACCAACGCggctcccctgaccctgtgctcagtcctagcccagccctga